The genomic region CATCGGGAGAGAGGGACAGAGCGGCCATAGGCTCCGCAGATAGATTCAGGCGCTGCACGCGTTGGACCCCATGGCCGGTGACCCTCCAGAGGGATACAATCCGCTGAGGGGTATCGATGGGTCGCTGGCTGTAGGTGGCGATCCACAGCTGATCCTTCCCAAAGGCCAGGTCCAGCACTGGCTCCAGATATCCCTCCCAGCGACCCTCCTGTGTCCCTTCTGGGAGGCGTCGGATCTCCACAGTGCCCCCCGAGGAAGCGATGGCCAGCCGCAAGCCCTCCGGATCGAAGGTTAGCCCGACGATAGCGCTTTCGGACACCTCACTTTGCCATCGGAGGTGGAAACGCATCCCAACCTGCTCCCAGACCTGCACGGTTCCCCCGTCGGTGCCCACGGCCAGCCACCGGCTGTCCGGCGAGAAGATCAGATGGCGGATGGCTCCTCGACCGCTGATGGAAAGCTGCCGCCCAAGCGATCCCTCGCCCCCGGAATAGAGATATACCTCCTTGGCGATCCCAACCGCGAGCCACGCGCCGTCCGGGGAAAGGGCGAAGGTCCGGGCAATCTCTCCGGGCGGGAGAGGCCATTCCGTCTGGTGAATCAGGGAGCCGTCCTGGATCCGCCGCCATTCTCCCCGGGTGGGACCTACCAGGATCAGTGTCTTCCCATCCGGAGCGAAGGCGAGCCATCCGGCCTCATATGAGGGGATCGGCTCGAGCTCTTCACCTTCGGGGAGGCGGATCCGGCGCACTTCAGATTTCGAGGGAATCCAGGCCAGCTGGCGGCCGTCCGGTGAGAAGGCCAGGGTGGGGGATTCGAAGCCGGGATCGATTGTCCTGGGGAGGACCCGGATTCGCTGGGGGTTTTCTTCCAGGTGGGCCCACAGCCACAGATCTCCTCCCACCAGGGCGGCCAGCCAGTGGCCATCCGGAGAAATGGCCAGGGCCTTCAGCCGGGCCGGGAGGGTCTGTCGCCATATCACGGCTCCGGTCTGGGGGGCGATGCCCTCCAGGCTAACGGTAGTCCCCACGATCAGCGGGGATCCCCTGGAGCTCCAGGCGATCTCCCGCAGGATGCCCTTTCCGATCACCTGTTCCAGGCCGAACCCCGGAAATACCGTGAGGGCCTCCCGGGTCGGGGAAGGAGGAGGCAGGGGGCTCTTTCCCAGCTCGGGGGTC from Thermoflexus sp. harbors:
- a CDS encoding WD40 repeat domain-containing protein is translated as MRRMWNMLLGLIGIGIWGIAACEYRAIPPVVPSPSLPAQGGVRTPELGKSPLPPPSPTREALTVFPGFGLEQVIGKGILREIAWSSRGSPLIVGTTVSLEGIAPQTGAVIWRQTLPARLKALAISPDGHWLAALVGGDLWLWAHLEENPQRIRVLPRTIDPGFESPTLAFSPDGRQLAWIPSKSEVRRIRLPEGEELEPIPSYEAGWLAFAPDGKTLILVGPTRGEWRRIQDGSLIHQTEWPLPPGEIARTFALSPDGAWLAVGIAKEVYLYSGGEGSLGRQLSISGRGAIRHLIFSPDSRWLAVGTDGGTVQVWEQVGMRFHLRWQSEVSESAIVGLTFDPEGLRLAIASSGGTVEIRRLPEGTQEGRWEGYLEPVLDLAFGKDQLWIATYSQRPIDTPQRIVSLWRVTGHGVQRVQRLNLSAEPMAALSLSPDGRWALAPDPHPTGAAGWGIWRTADGTRTLWIPGGGGGAAFSPDGKILALSDSEGGFRLIRRTDGQIIRHLGWLSEPPLFW